Proteins from one Rosa chinensis cultivar Old Blush chromosome 7, RchiOBHm-V2, whole genome shotgun sequence genomic window:
- the LOC112176279 gene encoding uncharacterized protein LOC112176279, with translation MGADWGPVIVAVVLFVLLTPGLMFQIPAKGRVAEFGNMQTSLPSIVVHALIYFGLLTVLLIAIGVHIYTG, from the coding sequence ATGGGGGCGGATTGGGGACCGGTGATCGTAGCGGTGGTGCTGTTCGTTCTGTTGACTCCTGGGCTCATGTTTCAGATTCCGGCCAAGGGGAGGGTGGCGGAGTTTGGGAATATGCAGACAAGTCTTCCCTCCATAGTTGTACACGCCCTCATCTACTTCGGGCTGCTCACCGTCCTCCTTATTGCTATAGGTGTTCATATCTATACTGGCTAA
- the LOC112179398 gene encoding uncharacterized protein LOC112179398: MADWGPVIVAVVLFVLLTPGLLFQIPGRGRVVEFGNMQTSGASIVVHAIIYFGLLTIFLIAIGVHIYAG; the protein is encoded by the coding sequence ATGGCGGATTGGGGCCCGGTGATCGTAGCGGTGGTGTTGTTTGTGCTGTTGACTCCAGGGCTTTTGTTTCAGATACCGGGAAGGGGGAGGGTGGTGGAGTTTGGGAACATGCAGACCAGTGGTGCCTCCATTGTCGTACATGCCATCATCTACTTTGGGCTTCTCACCATCTTCCTTATCGCCATCGGTGTTCATATCTATGCCGGATGA